From Gemmatimonadaceae bacterium, the proteins below share one genomic window:
- a CDS encoding SufE family protein encodes MPDNDASPSLPPSVARVLRQFAALGREEKMQTLLHYSKKLEPLPDRFRNLDRGNFTVPECQTRVDLFPEFRNGTMHFYADVDVRQSPTVAAFLAILFSAVNDQPPETTLAVPADFVRQMMDGIGLAGREVGLSAMVAHLKTHARRALAHAS; translated from the coding sequence CCCGCGTGCTCCGCCAGTTCGCGGCGCTCGGGCGTGAAGAAAAGATGCAGACTTTGCTGCATTACTCCAAGAAACTGGAACCCCTCCCCGACCGGTTCCGGAACCTCGACCGCGGCAATTTCACCGTACCCGAGTGCCAGACCCGCGTCGATCTGTTCCCCGAATTCCGTAACGGCACCATGCACTTCTACGCCGACGTGGACGTGCGCCAGTCGCCCACCGTTGCCGCCTTTCTCGCTATCCTGTTCTCCGCCGTCAACGATCAGCCCCCGGAAACCACCCTGGCCGTGCCCGCCGATTTCGTCCGGCAGATGATGGACGGGATCGGGCTCGCCGGCCGCGAAGTCGGCCTGTCGGCCATGGTCGCCCACCTCAAGACCCACGCCCGCCGCGCGCTCGCGCACGCGTCGTAA
- a CDS encoding CDGSH iron-sulfur domain-containing protein, translated as MPLVIKVRHNGPYFLDLTTGDVQLLDGDGKPIDIPQGKPGVTLCRCGASRRKPFCDGTHKTLNFDEHAPPPPPPAPTAG; from the coding sequence ATGCCGCTCGTCATCAAGGTTCGACACAACGGTCCCTACTTCCTCGACCTCACCACCGGCGACGTCCAGCTCCTGGACGGCGACGGCAAGCCCATCGACATCCCCCAGGGCAAACCCGGGGTCACGCTCTGCCGCTGCGGCGCGTCCAGACGCAAGCCGTTCTGCGACGGCACCCACAAGACGCTCAACTTCGACGAGCACGCACCCCCGCCGCCGCCGCCGGCCCCCACCGCCGGGTGA
- a CDS encoding DUF6526 family protein encodes MSATPQAYANHRRIFPLYHLFAFPILAINVIVAVARLVGAPSIANTWWLLVAMALAAGLLASRASTLIVQNRLVGLEMRLRLTAILPPELRPRIGDLTLRQIVGLRFASDPELPDLVRRCLAGELTTADDVKRRVKDWRPDFVRA; translated from the coding sequence ATGTCCGCCACGCCCCAAGCGTACGCGAACCATCGACGCATCTTTCCGCTGTACCACCTGTTCGCCTTTCCTATCCTCGCCATCAACGTGATCGTGGCGGTGGCCCGGCTCGTCGGCGCGCCCTCCATCGCCAACACCTGGTGGCTCCTCGTCGCCATGGCCCTCGCCGCGGGACTCCTCGCCTCCCGCGCGTCCACCCTCATCGTCCAGAATCGCCTGGTCGGCCTCGAGATGCGCCTGCGTCTCACGGCCATTCTGCCACCCGAGCTCCGCCCCCGGATCGGCGATCTCACCCTGCGCCAGATCGTCGGTCTGCGCTTCGCGAGCGACCCCGAACTCCCCGACCTCGTCCGGCGCTGTCTGGCCGGTGAGCTCACCACTGCAGACGACGTCAAACGCCGGGTCAAGGACTGGCGCCCCGACTTCGTCCGCGCCTGA